The Aerococcaceae bacterium DSM 111021 region GACGACCTTCACGTTTAATAAATCCTCCTGGGATTTTTCCTACTGCGTATTTTTTCTCTTCATAGTTTACTGTTAATGGAAAGAAGTTTCCTGTAACAGATCTTTTAGAAGCTACAGCTGTTGATAATACAACTGTATCTCCGTATCTAACTAAAACTGCACCGTTGGCTTGGCGAGCAAATTCACCAATCTCAACTGAAAGTGGACGTCCACCGATAGTTGTTTCAAAAACATGTTTTTCGAACATGATATCTCTCCTTTGATTTTTAAATTGTATGTTTTGGCGAACTACTAAACAAATATCAACTTACCACAATGATTGTCGCAAACTCATACTTGTATAGTAGAACTACCCTAAAGTGATAGTTTCCAAAACACACATTATATAGTTTAGCACATTATCCTTATAATATCGCGTGTAATAAGAAATATGACATAAAAATCGACAAAAAAACTTCCATTTCATTACTGAAACGGAAGTTGAATTGCATATTAACGACGTAATCCTAAACGTTGGATTAATTCGCGGTAACGTGCTACGTCTTTATTACGTAAGTACGCTAATAAGTTACGACGGTGACCAATTTTTTTCATTAGTCCACGGTATGAATGGAAATCTTTTTTGTGCTCTCCGATATGCTCGTTTAACGAGTTAATATCCGCAGTTAACACAGCGATTTGTACTTCTGGAGAACCAGTGTCTCCTTCATG contains the following coding sequences:
- the rpsO gene encoding 30S ribosomal protein S15, giving the protein MALTKERKNEIMKDFATHEGDTGSPEVQIAVLTADINSLNEHIGEHKKDFHSYRGLMKKIGHRRNLLAYLRNKDVARYRELIQRLGLRR